Part of the Bacillota bacterium genome, AGCCGGGCGACAGCCGCCCCGCCGCGGGCGGCGGGTCCCGGATCGCGGTCAGCCTGCTCATGGGCGGCGAGGAGCCAGAGGACTGGGACTCCTACCCGGAGCGGGACGCGATCCTTATCGGCACCCAGGACATGTTGCTATCCCGGGCGCTGAACCGCGGCTACGGAATGAGCCGCTATCGCTGGCCCGTCCCGTTTGCCCTGCTGAATAACGACTGCCTCTGGGTGATGGACGAGGTCCAGCTCATGGGGGCGGGACTGCCCACGACCGCTCAGTTGCAGGCTTTTCGGTCTGCCGAGTCGGGATTCGGCACCTATGCCCCGGCGCATTCGCTCTGGATGTCGGCTACGCTGAAAACCGATGCGCTGGCGACGGTG contains:
- a CDS encoding DEAD/DEAH box helicase, producing MSERPNYTPDETGFRAFFKDATGHEHFPYQWRLASSEPFPSLLDAPTGAGKTAAAVLAWVWRRRFAADSIRTRTPRRLIYCLPMRVLVEQTYRNAKQWLKNLDLWAEKPGDSRPAAGGGSRIAVSLLMGGEEPEDWDSYPERDAILIGTQDMLLSRALNRGYGMSRYRWPVPFALLNNDCLWVMDEVQLMGAGLPTTAQLQAFRSAESGFGTYAPAHSLWMSATLKTDALATV